One Ricinus communis isolate WT05 ecotype wild-type chromosome 2, ASM1957865v1, whole genome shotgun sequence DNA segment encodes these proteins:
- the LOC8288536 gene encoding MFP1 attachment factor 1 codes for MTPTAVAKMTDSDGESTINQDTVPTESHPQPQQQQQEPPKKLSTSGISLSIWPPTQRTRDAVITRLIETLSSPSVLSKRYGTISHDEAESAARRIEDEAFGVANTATSAEDDGLEILQLYSKEISRRMLDTVKARSRLDSAVSNGVSETTTPDAASQTEVSGEEVPSSVPAEA; via the coding sequence ATGACACCCACGGCCGTCGCCAAGATGACAGACTCCGACGGTGAGAGCACCATCAATCAAGACACAGTCCCAACAGAATCGCATCCACAACCACAGCAACAGCAACAAGAACCACCAAAAAAGCTAAGCACCAGCGGTATTTCCCTCAGCATTTGGCCACCAACTCAACGCACGCGCGATGCAGTCATCACGCGCCTAATCGAAACCCTATCTTCTCCTTCCGTCCTTTCTAAACGCTACGGCACAATTTCCCACGACGAGGCGGAATCCGCTGCTCGCCGAATTGAGGATGAGGCTTTCGGCGTGGCCAACACCGCTACCTCCGCCGAGGACGATGGACTTGAGATCTTACAGCTGTATTCTAAGGAGATCAGTAGGCGCATGTTAGACACTGTTAAGGCTCGGTCCAGGCTGGACTCTGCTGTCAGTAATGGCGTGTCGGAGACCACGACTCCTGATGCGGCGTCGCAGACGGAGGTGTCTGGCGAGGAAGTTCCGAGTTCCGTGCCGGCAGAGGCTTGA
- the LOC8288535 gene encoding cytochrome P450 81Q32: protein MFSSMEETWVCILFTTFVILLLSRHFWSKRTTYRNLPPSPPKLPIIGHLHLMKEPVHRSLQDLSNKYGPIIFLSFGSQPVIIISSPSLVEECFTKNDIVLADRPRRQAGKYLHYDYTTIGAANYGDLWRNLRRLATVEILSTNRLNMFHGIRQEEVRMLVKNLFQSAGQVSAKVEMKSRLVGLSFNIIMRMVAGKRYFGSEVKDVEEATQFHDVIRETFVLSGAANLGDFFPLIRWLDYRGIEKRLVSARKNMDLLFQRLIDEHRHKRGSCLEDKSCKTMIDVVLSLQEFQPEYYSDEIIKGLIMAMLTAGTDTSAVTIEWAMSLLLNHPKALTKARAELDIHVGQDRLVDEQDLPKLQYLHCIINETLRLFPAAPLLVPHKSSDDCKIGGFDIPQGTVLSVNAWALHRDPKIWEDPNSFRPERFEGIKYETCLLVPFGLGRRSCPGAGLANRVVGLALAALIQCFDWERITEEEIDMLEGPGLTMPKVQPLEAMCKIRESMISAILS from the exons ATGTTTTCATCAATGGAGGAAACATGGGTATGCATTCTTTTCACAACATTTGTCATTCTACTCCTTTCAAGGCATTTTTGGTCCAAAAGAACAACATACAGAAATCTGCCACCAAGCCCGCCTAAACTTCCTATAATCGGACACCTTCATCTCATGAAAGAACCCGTCCACCGATCTTTACAAGATCTATCAAACAAGTATGGTCCAATCATCTTTCTCTCGTTTGGTTCCCAGCCTGTAATAATCATATCATCACCTTCTCTAGTTGAAGAATGCTTCACTAAAAATGATATTGTCTTAGCAGATAGGCCTCGTCGTCAGGCTGGTAAGTATCTCCATTATGACTACACCACAATTGGGGCTGCTAACTATGGCGATCTCTGGCGCAATCTACGCCGCCTCGCTACAGTCGAAATATTGTCGACAAACCGCCTCAACATGTTTCATGGGATTAGGCAAGAAGAAGTCAGAATGCTAGTTAAGAATCTGTTTCAGAGTGCAGGTCAGGTTTCCGCAAAAGTGGAGATGAAATCCAGGTTAGTAGGACTATCTTTTAACATCATTATGAGGATGGTTGCAGGAAAGCGATATTTTGGTTCTGAAGTGAAAGATGTTGAAGAGGCCACGCAATTTCATGATGTGATAAGGGAGACGTTTGTTCTAAGTGGTGCCGCAAACCTTGGGGACTTCTTTCCACTTATACGATGGCTAGATTATCGTGGAATTGAGAAGAGGTTGGTGTCAGCTCGGAAAAATATGGATTTATTATTTCAGCGTTTGATTGATGAGCACCGGCATAAAAGGGGTTCTTGTCTAGAAGACAAAAGCTGCAAGACAATGATTGATGTTGTACTGTCTTTACAAGAGTTCCAACCAGAATACTACTCGGATGAAATTATCAAAGGCCTTATAATG gcAATGCTCACTGCAGGAACAGACACATCGGCAGTTACAATAGAGTGGGCTATGTCACTCTTGCTCAACCATCCTAAAGCTCTAACCAAGGCCAGAGCCGAATTGGACATCCATGTTGGTCAGGATCGTTTGGTAGATGAGCAAGATCTCCCAAAGCTACAGTATCTCCATTGCATAATCAATGAGACCCTTCGCTTGTTTCCAGCTGCACCACTCCTAGTACCGCATAAATCATCTGATGACTGCAAAATTGGAGGGTTTGATATACCGCAAGGCACCGTCTTATCTGTCAATGCCTGGGCCTTGCATAGAGATCCTAAGATATGGGAAGATCCTAATAGTTTTAGACCTGAAAGATTTGAAGGCATTAAGTATGAGACATGTCTGTTGGTTCCATTTGGTTTGGGAAGGAGGAGTTGCCCTGGAGCTGGACTTGCTAATAGAGTGGTGGGATTAGCATTAGCTGCCCTGATTCAATGCTTTGACTGGGAGAGGATTACTGAAGAAGAAATTGACATGTTAGAAGGGCCTGGACTCACTATGCCTAAGGTTCAGCCTCTAGAGGCAATGTGCAAAATACGTGAGTCAATGATCAGTGCAATCTTATCATAG